The following coding sequences lie in one Gymnogyps californianus isolate 813 chromosome 18, ASM1813914v2, whole genome shotgun sequence genomic window:
- the QRFP gene encoding orexigenic neuropeptide QRFP, whose product MRAPYSLSCLFLLSLGACFPPSEQQEPGDPREGTPLKPSWQAAAEDSGAGWRAGAKRRRSEELSTLLGIARELRGYGKEGAGQRLGRQGGSELLPAGGEKRSGTLGNLAEELNGYNRKKGGFTFRFGR is encoded by the coding sequence ATGAGAGCACCCTACTCGCTgtcctgccttttcctcctgagCCTGGGGGCCTGCTTCCCTCCCAGCGAGCAGCAGGAGCCGGGAGACCCCAGGGAAGGGACCCCGCTCAAGCCCAGCTGGCAAGCGGCGGCTGAGGACTCGGGTGCCGGCTGGAGGGCAGGAGCAAAGCGGAGGCGAAGCGAGGAGCTGAGCACGCTGCTGGGCATTGCCCGGGAGCTGCGGGGCTACGGCAAGGAGGGGGCCGGGCAGcggctgggcaggcaggggggcTCCGAGCTGCTGCCGGCGGGAGGGGAGAAGCGCAGCGGCACACTGGGGAACCTGGCCGAGGAGCTCAACGgctacaacaggaaaaaagggggCTTCACCTTCCGCTTTGGGAGATGA